In Pseudomonadota bacterium, one DNA window encodes the following:
- a CDS encoding site-specific integrase yields the protein MDYIEKKQLIQKCFKDMLEADRADMHKGGLLSSEEVIQSEQLALRIEKGQAHLLASNVIQDIKKEAGLEGCNDSDVYDEILKGLAHYNKERVRLNEELSDPAYTVSNLMSVNTSHASPISQRGLISLSDAVDRYFKENSNVWTPSTQRDYQTYVRYLYKTLGESVAVGSLSYEQVDLVRDALDAENKAIPTKQKYVSFYRSFFAWCKGQRYCKEPLFDSVKFKGNTGSREVRGFEKDELLSLYTSLQQYRAACAESKRNKIHNYWITMILMFSGARLNEIAQLYVENIHEEDGIRYIEISDRFENQSIKTDSSRRHVPIHLHLVGLGFLEYVESIRQEGSERLFPELNYQPNRGTYAKNVSRWFNDNKNGFLTKLGLKSKHVDMHSLRRTFISVLERADEKEALIASVVGHGKKTITQRYNDGYTLEQKLRAISLFKEPQ from the coding sequence GTGGACTACATTGAGAAGAAACAGCTTATACAGAAATGCTTTAAGGATATGCTGGAGGCTGATAGAGCTGATATGCATAAGGGTGGTTTGCTCTCTTCAGAGGAGGTTATTCAGTCAGAGCAGCTTGCTTTACGAATTGAGAAGGGGCAGGCACACTTGCTTGCCAGCAATGTTATTCAAGATATTAAGAAAGAGGCTGGCCTAGAGGGTTGCAATGACTCTGATGTGTATGATGAAATTCTTAAGGGACTTGCTCATTATAATAAAGAGCGTGTAAGGCTAAATGAAGAGCTTTCCGACCCTGCTTATACAGTGAGTAACCTTATGTCTGTAAATACTTCTCATGCGTCTCCTATTAGTCAGAGAGGGCTGATCTCCTTATCAGATGCTGTAGATAGATATTTCAAAGAGAATAGTAATGTTTGGACTCCATCTACTCAGCGTGATTATCAAACATATGTAAGGTATCTGTATAAGACTCTTGGTGAGTCTGTTGCTGTAGGAAGTTTATCATATGAGCAGGTGGACTTGGTTAGGGATGCGCTAGATGCTGAAAACAAGGCTATACCAACTAAACAGAAGTATGTGTCATTCTATCGTAGCTTCTTCGCTTGGTGTAAGGGACAGAGATATTGTAAAGAGCCTTTGTTTGATTCTGTTAAATTTAAAGGGAATACAGGCTCCCGAGAAGTCAGAGGGTTTGAAAAAGACGAATTACTATCCCTTTACACGTCCCTTCAACAATACAGAGCCGCTTGTGCCGAGTCTAAGCGTAATAAAATTCACAATTATTGGATCACAATGATCCTCATGTTTTCTGGTGCGAGGCTTAATGAAATTGCTCAGCTGTATGTTGAGAATATTCATGAAGAGGATGGAATCCGCTACATAGAAATCAGTGACAGGTTTGAAAATCAGAGCATTAAGACTGACTCCAGTAGGCGGCATGTTCCCATTCACCTGCATCTTGTAGGTTTAGGTTTCTTGGAGTATGTGGAGAGTATTAGGCAAGAGGGTTCGGAGAGGCTGTTTCCTGAACTTAACTACCAGCCAAATAGAGGTACATATGCTAAGAATGTAAGTCGCTGGTTCAATGACAACAAGAATGGTTTTTTGACTAAGTTAGGTTTGAAGAGTAAGCACGTTGATATGCATAGTTTAAGGCGAACCTTTATTTCTGTTCTTGAAAGAGCTGATGAAAAAGAGGCCCTAATTGCAAGCGTTGTTGGTCATGGCAAGAAAACTATTACCCAAAGGTATAATGATGGGTATACCCTCGAACAAAAGTTAAGAGCTATATCTTTATTCAAAGAACCTCAGTAG
- the lipB gene encoding lipoyl(octanoyl) transferase LipB — protein MTQAPIRIIHVGQDVPYEDVVKLQEDAVQNVINGGEEVIFFVEHAPVYTGGTSFEEGAVGSIGDIPLVHTGRGGNVTYHGPGQRVIYPILDLTKRGRDIRAYICMLQKWMKSMLDEYNIPTDICDEIGVWVPMPSTAPKEQRSILGKSPQVGKIAAIGVRVRKWVTFHGIALNVDPNMEHFTRITPCGITDKGVCAIKHFAPDVTMDEVDEKLKRHMMTHLGA, from the coding sequence GTGACGCAAGCACCAATCCGTATTATTCATGTCGGACAAGATGTCCCTTACGAGGACGTGGTAAAGCTGCAAGAAGATGCTGTGCAAAATGTGATAAACGGTGGTGAAGAAGTCATCTTTTTTGTGGAGCACGCCCCTGTTTATACTGGTGGAACATCGTTTGAAGAAGGCGCAGTTGGCTCAATTGGCGATATCCCCCTCGTTCATACAGGCCGCGGTGGTAACGTGACTTATCACGGCCCTGGCCAGCGTGTTATTTACCCCATTTTAGACCTCACCAAACGTGGCCGAGATATTCGTGCTTACATTTGCATGCTACAAAAGTGGATGAAAAGCATGCTTGATGAATATAACATTCCAACAGATATCTGCGATGAAATTGGAGTCTGGGTACCTATGCCTTCAACCGCACCAAAGGAGCAGAGATCTATCCTAGGAAAAAGCCCACAAGTGGGCAAGATTGCTGCCATTGGTGTACGTGTACGCAAGTGGGTGACCTTCCATGGTATCGCACTGAATGTAGATCCCAATATGGAGCACTTCACACGCATTACCCCATGCGGCATTACTGATAAAGGCGTTTGCGCTATTAAACACTTTGCACCAGATGTCACCATGGACGAAGTGGATGAAAAACTAAAGCGCCATATGATGACGCATTTAGGCGCTTAA
- the parC gene encoding DNA topoisomerase IV subunit A — protein sequence MTEIVKGNFADEMKSRYLTYALSTIMSRAVPDVRDGLKPVQRRLLYAMRMLRLDPDKGYKKCARVVGDVIGKYHPHGDQSVYDAMVRLAQDFSLRYPMVDGMGNFGSIDGDGAAAMRYTEARMTKVAIAMMRDLESGTVDFMPTYDGSDEEPMLLPAAFPNLLANGTTGIAVGMATNIPPHNVGELCRAMLTLLKAPETSTAQLMRSVKGPDFPTGGTLNEDHATIVKAYETGRGSMRVRAKYEIEKLDRGQYQIIIKEMPYQVQKSKVIEKIADLMHQKKITWLEDVRDESDENIRMVLVPKNRTIDAAALMETLFKLTDLEVRFSLNMNVILSNGTPACVSLKEALDEFLDHRRVVLVRKSKWRSGKIAERLHLLEAYKIVYLNIDEVIAIIKENDHPAPIMMERFGIDQIQADAILNMRLRRLRKLEEMEIQREYDELTAELAGLEKIIASYEEQTRILTEEIQHMEKEFGDKRRTEVLGAPEAVVVSLEDQIEKEPITMVLSQQGWVRAMKGHSSADTTYRFKEGDDELVRIPAYTTDNICFLSSDGKVYTLHGSKLPDGRGFGEPINVSIDLKPGQEIVTALVPSSQYVLMASEGGFGFLVEKDNLFSQTKNGKQIINVAKGDKAKFMVEAPYDMVGLSTCLLTNKNGRLLMFDRDQISVLGRGKGVKLMEAKEAVLADLVSFNSSVGIGLKNTIGTKDRVLNEFEDWVGKRAQVGKVPPHGFTKECYLFVPEGSDSAPTKTRSNEELVEGAMKATGDEEPKKELPSDFLKKDGEAKSEAPADDKLMDLPQSDPIPIVRGEAAKKPAEKKEEKPDTSNIDDLFDFLRKQEDD from the coding sequence ATGACAGAGATCGTTAAAGGTAATTTTGCAGATGAGATGAAGAGTCGCTACCTCACGTATGCGCTCTCAACCATTATGTCTCGTGCTGTACCTGATGTTCGTGACGGTCTTAAGCCTGTACAGCGTCGCCTGCTTTACGCAATGCGTATGCTTCGCCTTGATCCAGATAAAGGTTACAAAAAGTGTGCCCGCGTCGTCGGTGACGTGATTGGTAAATACCACCCACATGGTGACCAATCGGTTTACGATGCAATGGTGCGTCTCGCGCAGGATTTTTCTCTGCGTTACCCAATGGTTGATGGTATGGGGAACTTCGGTTCGATTGATGGTGATGGCGCCGCGGCGATGCGTTACACGGAAGCTCGTATGACCAAAGTTGCCATTGCTATGATGCGTGACCTAGAGTCTGGCACCGTTGACTTTATGCCAACATACGATGGCTCAGATGAAGAGCCAATGCTGTTGCCTGCTGCTTTCCCGAACTTACTTGCAAACGGGACAACGGGTATTGCCGTAGGTATGGCAACAAACATTCCACCGCATAACGTGGGTGAACTTTGCCGAGCGATGCTGACGCTTTTGAAAGCGCCAGAAACATCAACAGCACAACTGATGCGCAGTGTAAAAGGCCCAGACTTCCCAACGGGTGGTACGCTAAACGAAGACCATGCAACGATTGTTAAGGCTTATGAAACAGGCCGTGGCAGCATGCGTGTCCGTGCAAAATACGAGATTGAAAAACTGGATCGTGGCCAGTACCAAATTATTATTAAGGAAATGCCTTACCAAGTGCAGAAGAGTAAAGTGATTGAGAAAATCGCTGACCTGATGCACCAGAAAAAGATTACATGGCTTGAAGATGTGCGTGATGAGTCGGATGAAAACATCCGTATGGTACTTGTACCAAAGAACCGCACAATTGATGCCGCCGCTCTTATGGAAACGCTCTTTAAGCTCACAGACCTTGAAGTACGTTTCTCACTAAACATGAACGTGATTCTTTCTAACGGTACACCTGCATGTGTGAGCCTGAAGGAAGCTCTGGATGAATTCCTAGACCACCGTCGTGTGGTGCTTGTGCGTAAATCTAAGTGGCGCAGTGGTAAAATCGCTGAGCGTCTACACCTCCTTGAAGCCTACAAGATTGTTTACCTCAACATTGATGAGGTGATTGCGATTATTAAAGAGAACGATCATCCAGCGCCAATTATGATGGAACGCTTCGGGATTGATCAGATTCAGGCTGATGCCATTTTGAACATGCGCCTGCGCCGTCTGCGTAAGCTAGAAGAAATGGAAATTCAACGTGAGTACGATGAATTGACTGCTGAACTTGCTGGCTTAGAAAAAATTATCGCCTCTTACGAAGAGCAAACTCGCATTTTGACTGAAGAAATTCAGCACATGGAAAAAGAGTTTGGTGATAAGCGTCGTACAGAAGTACTGGGTGCACCAGAGGCAGTTGTTGTCTCTCTTGAAGACCAGATTGAGAAAGAGCCAATTACAATGGTGCTCTCTCAGCAAGGTTGGGTGCGTGCCATGAAGGGCCACAGCTCTGCTGACACGACATACCGCTTTAAAGAGGGTGATGATGAGCTTGTACGTATCCCGGCTTACACAACGGATAACATCTGTTTCCTAAGTAGTGATGGTAAGGTTTACACACTTCATGGCTCTAAGCTTCCTGACGGGCGCGGCTTTGGTGAGCCGATTAATGTCAGTATTGATCTAAAACCTGGTCAAGAAATTGTGACAGCGCTTGTGCCGTCATCTCAGTATGTGCTGATGGCAAGCGAAGGTGGTTTTGGTTTCCTTGTTGAAAAAGATAACCTGTTCTCACAAACCAAGAACGGTAAGCAAATTATTAACGTTGCCAAAGGCGATAAGGCTAAGTTTATGGTGGAAGCACCGTATGATATGGTTGGTCTGTCAACATGCCTACTCACAAACAAGAATGGTCGTCTGTTGATGTTTGATCGTGATCAGATCAGTGTTCTTGGCCGTGGTAAGGGTGTGAAGCTGATGGAAGCCAAAGAAGCTGTCCTTGCTGATCTTGTTTCGTTCAACAGTAGTGTTGGTATTGGACTTAAGAACACAATTGGTACAAAAGACCGTGTCCTTAACGAGTTTGAAGACTGGGTTGGTAAGCGTGCACAGGTTGGTAAAGTACCACCGCATGGCTTTACAAAAGAATGTTACCTGTTTGTGCCAGAAGGCTCAGACAGTGCGCCAACAAAGACACGTTCAAATGAAGAGCTTGTTGAAGGGGCAATGAAAGCCACTGGCGATGAAGAGCCGAAGAAAGAGCTGCCATCTGACTTCCTCAAAAAAGACGGTGAGGCGAAATCTGAAGCGCCTGCAGATGATAAACTGATGGACCTGCCACAATCGGACCCAATTCCAATTGTGCGTGGTGAAGCGGCGAAGAAACCAGCTGAGAAGAAGGAAGAAAAGCCTGACACATCTAACATTGATGACCTGTTTGATTTCCTCCGCAAACAAGAAGATGATTAA
- a CDS encoding lysozyme inhibitor LprI family protein: MKKLFILLTLVTTPFTSIAQTQAEMNMDALETLKSYKRTEQLVLNGALSRATPTQQKKLQRMQELWEEYTRIYSSLYIEGHTGSARPMCASYVQEALTNQNAQNLKSLITREEGDVCTPVWMLN, from the coding sequence ATGAAAAAGCTCTTTATTCTTTTAACATTGGTAACAACGCCTTTCACATCAATTGCTCAAACACAGGCTGAAATGAATATGGATGCACTGGAAACATTGAAGTCCTATAAAAGAACAGAGCAACTTGTATTGAATGGTGCTTTATCAAGAGCAACCCCAACACAACAGAAAAAACTCCAAAGAATGCAAGAACTCTGGGAAGAATACACCAGAATCTATTCTTCACTATATATAGAAGGGCATACGGGGAGCGCACGCCCCATGTGTGCAAGCTATGTGCAAGAGGCGCTTACCAACCAAAACGCTCAGAATCTAAAGAGCCTCATCACAAGAGAAGAAGGCGATGTTTGTACCCCTGTTTGGATGCTAAACTAG
- a CDS encoding lysozyme, protein MHTLQTSIQAGLPTIGYGHLIQSGEDFSEGISEIEAEDLLKRDVQVATDAVRTHVSVPLNQNQFDALVSFGYNVGAKNFEDSTLIKRLNNGAYDEAASEFKRWNKITVDGKKVVSRGLIKRRAREEALFRKEP, encoded by the coding sequence ATTCACACCCTTCAAACCTCTATACAGGCAGGTCTTCCTACTATTGGGTACGGGCATTTAATTCAGTCTGGTGAAGATTTTTCTGAAGGGATTTCAGAAATAGAGGCTGAAGACTTGCTGAAAAGAGATGTTCAAGTTGCAACAGATGCGGTGCGTACTCATGTTAGCGTTCCTCTTAATCAAAACCAGTTTGATGCCTTAGTATCGTTTGGCTACAACGTGGGAGCTAAAAATTTTGAAGATTCAACATTAATCAAACGTTTAAATAACGGCGCTTATGATGAAGCTGCTAGTGAATTTAAACGATGGAACAAGATTACTGTAGATGGCAAGAAGGTCGTAAGTAGGGGGTTGATTAAGCGGAGAGCCCGAGAGGAGGCACTGTTTAGGAAGGAGCCCTAG
- the recO gene encoding DNA repair protein RecO, translating into MSSQSTKAIVLKAAPYNENAVLLTVFSEEWGVSRGMVKAAKKKMNALQQGNVVNITRYRRLETQLGTFSVELEHPVAAQCMMSEERLTTVSAVSDLILKSFESDDPHTAFYGYTESFLRDVCTMPEGALLPKFGVFEFKLLLELGYGLSLKPEQAVVESEGEQLAYVSPRSGRAVGEVAGAPYRDKLLPLHKVFGGKSEDIQDVFTLTGHFLERALDGKKSDARRHLIALAQTKDS; encoded by the coding sequence ATGTCAAGCCAAAGTACCAAAGCCATTGTTTTAAAAGCTGCACCTTATAATGAGAACGCGGTGCTCCTTACTGTGTTTAGTGAAGAGTGGGGTGTAAGCCGTGGCATGGTGAAGGCGGCAAAGAAAAAGATGAATGCGCTTCAACAAGGTAATGTGGTGAACATTACTCGCTACCGCAGGCTAGAAACCCAACTTGGGACGTTCTCTGTAGAACTTGAGCACCCTGTGGCTGCACAGTGTATGATGAGTGAGGAGCGCCTCACTACAGTGAGTGCTGTTTCTGATCTTATTCTTAAATCTTTTGAAAGTGATGATCCTCACACAGCCTTTTACGGCTATACTGAAAGCTTCCTCAGAGATGTGTGCACCATGCCAGAAGGCGCACTTCTGCCAAAGTTTGGTGTGTTTGAATTTAAGCTTCTGCTTGAACTGGGCTATGGTCTCTCTCTCAAACCCGAACAGGCGGTGGTGGAAAGCGAAGGCGAGCAGCTGGCTTATGTGTCTCCGCGTAGTGGCCGCGCGGTGGGTGAAGTAGCTGGTGCGCCGTATCGCGATAAGCTTCTTCCTCTCCATAAGGTATTTGGCGGTAAAAGCGAAGACATTCAGGATGTATTTACCCTCACAGGTCACTTTCTAGAGCGTGCACTAGATGGCAAAAAGAGTGATGCGAGACGTCATTTGATTGCGCTTGCACAAACTAAAGATTCTTAA